The following proteins are encoded in a genomic region of Micromonospora olivasterospora:
- the treZ gene encoding malto-oligosyltrehalose trehalohydrolase encodes MTEFTVWAPEAARVRLRLPGGRDREMISVPGGWWRAEVPGAGPGTDYAFVLDDSDRALPDPRSAWQPAGVHGPSRLYDHGAFDWTDAAWTGRQLPGSVLYELHVGTFTPEGTFDAAIDRLDHLVDLGVDMVELLPVNAFNGEHNWGYDGVCWYAPHEPYGGPDGLKRLVDAAHAKGLGVILDVVYNHFGPSGAYAPTFGPYLSERSNPWGRAVNLDGPQSDEVRRYVVDSVRMWLRDYHVDGLRLDAVHAMPDTRATHLLEELAIEVESLSTHLGRPLSLIAESDLNDPRLITPREAGGYGLHAQWNDDAHHALHTLLTGERQGYYGDFGSLESLADVLTGGYFHAGTWSSFRNRSHGRPVDRQRVPGHRFVAYLQNHDQVGNRAAGDRLSATLSPGLLRVGATLLLTAPFTPMLFMGEEWAASTPWQFFTSHPEPELATAVAAGRRREFAAHGWPAGKVPDPQDRQTFLRSRLDWAELDKPEHRRTYDFYRRLIALRKSRPDLSDPRLHAVDVRHGDQFLLVRRGECLVVANLAGKPQRVNLPGVVRSVLLTTGTGVTVMRDGLELPAETAAVVAL; translated from the coding sequence ATGACCGAGTTCACGGTGTGGGCGCCCGAAGCCGCCCGCGTCCGGCTGCGCCTGCCCGGCGGGCGCGACCGCGAGATGATCTCCGTGCCGGGCGGCTGGTGGCGGGCGGAGGTGCCCGGCGCGGGCCCCGGCACCGACTACGCCTTCGTCCTCGACGACTCCGACCGGGCGCTGCCCGATCCCCGTTCGGCCTGGCAGCCGGCGGGGGTGCACGGCCCGAGCCGGCTCTACGACCACGGCGCCTTCGACTGGACCGACGCCGCCTGGACCGGCCGCCAGCTGCCCGGCAGCGTCCTGTACGAGCTGCACGTCGGCACGTTCACCCCGGAGGGCACCTTCGACGCGGCGATCGACCGCCTCGACCACCTCGTCGACCTCGGCGTCGACATGGTCGAGCTGCTGCCGGTCAACGCCTTCAACGGCGAGCACAACTGGGGCTACGACGGCGTCTGCTGGTACGCCCCGCACGAGCCGTACGGCGGGCCCGACGGGCTGAAGCGCCTCGTCGACGCGGCCCACGCCAAGGGCCTGGGGGTGATCCTCGACGTCGTCTACAACCATTTCGGGCCCTCCGGGGCCTACGCGCCGACGTTCGGCCCCTACCTCAGCGAGCGGAGCAACCCCTGGGGCCGGGCGGTCAACCTCGACGGCCCGCAGTCGGACGAGGTGCGCCGCTACGTCGTCGACAGCGTGCGGATGTGGCTGCGCGACTACCACGTCGACGGCCTGCGGCTGGACGCCGTCCACGCGATGCCGGACACTCGGGCCACCCACCTGCTGGAGGAGCTGGCGATCGAGGTGGAGTCGCTGTCGACCCACCTGGGCCGGCCGCTGTCGCTGATCGCCGAGTCCGACCTCAACGACCCCCGGCTGATCACCCCCCGCGAGGCCGGCGGGTACGGCCTGCACGCCCAGTGGAACGACGACGCCCACCACGCCCTGCACACCCTGCTCACCGGGGAGCGGCAGGGCTACTACGGCGACTTCGGCTCGCTGGAGAGCCTGGCCGACGTGCTCACCGGCGGCTACTTCCACGCCGGCACCTGGTCCAGCTTCCGCAACCGCAGCCACGGCCGCCCGGTCGACCGGCAGCGGGTGCCGGGGCACCGCTTCGTGGCGTACCTGCAGAACCACGACCAGGTCGGCAACCGGGCCGCCGGCGACCGGCTCTCCGCCACGCTGTCCCCGGGGCTGCTGCGGGTGGGGGCGACGCTGCTGCTCACCGCCCCGTTCACGCCGATGCTGTTCATGGGCGAGGAGTGGGCGGCCAGCACCCCCTGGCAGTTCTTCACCAGCCACCCCGAGCCGGAGCTGGCGACGGCGGTGGCCGCCGGCCGGCGGCGTGAGTTCGCCGCCCACGGCTGGCCGGCGGGGAAGGTGCCGGACCCGCAGGACCGGCAGACGTTCCTGCGTTCCCGGCTCGACTGGGCCGAGCTGGACAAGCCCGAACACCGCCGGACGTACGACTTCTACCGGCGGCTGATCGCGCTGCGCAAGAGCCGGCCGGACCTGTCCGACCCCCGGCTGCACGCCGTCGACGTCCGCCACGGCGACCAGTTCCTGCTCGTGCGGCGGGGCGAGTGCCTCGTGGTGGCGAACCTCGCCGGCAAGCCCCAGCGGGTCAACCTGCCCGGGGTGGTGCGCAGCGTGCTGCTGACCACCGGCACCGGGGTCACGGTGATGCGCGACGGACTGGAGTTGCCGGCGGAGACGGCCGCCGTCGTCGCCCTCTGA
- the bla gene encoding class A beta-lactamase produces MTFSVRRRAASACAALALAAPAACTSTDTPTPSAPAPPASTADASGGPAATGSPDPGFGRLEARFGARLGVYAVDTGSGRTVAYRPDERFAYASTIKALAAAAVLDETSSAQLDEVVRYKMSDLVPYSPVTGKHVADGMTLRALADAAVRYSDNTAGNLLLARLGGPEGLERALRGIGDRVTEVARVEPDLNAATPGDVRDTSTARALATDLRAYALGDALSAEDRAVLVDWLKGNATGATLIRAGVPAGWEVADKSGTGGYGTRNDIAVVWPTGGDPIVLAVLSRRDDKDASYDDALIAQAAKVAVAELRGERVS; encoded by the coding sequence ATGACGTTCTCTGTCCGGCGCCGCGCCGCCTCGGCCTGCGCCGCCCTGGCGCTCGCCGCGCCCGCCGCCTGCACGTCCACCGACACCCCGACCCCGTCGGCTCCCGCGCCACCGGCCTCCACCGCCGACGCGTCCGGGGGCCCGGCCGCGACGGGCTCGCCGGACCCGGGCTTCGGCCGCCTGGAGGCCCGCTTCGGCGCCCGGCTCGGCGTGTACGCCGTGGACACGGGATCGGGCCGCACCGTCGCGTACCGCCCCGACGAGCGCTTCGCCTACGCCTCCACGATCAAGGCCCTCGCCGCCGCGGCCGTGCTGGACGAGACGTCGTCGGCGCAGCTCGACGAGGTCGTGCGCTACAAGATGAGCGACCTGGTGCCGTACTCGCCGGTCACCGGCAAGCACGTCGCGGACGGCATGACGCTGCGCGCGCTGGCCGACGCGGCGGTGCGGTACAGCGACAACACCGCCGGCAACCTGCTGCTGGCCCGGCTCGGCGGGCCGGAGGGGCTGGAGCGGGCGCTGCGCGGCATCGGCGACCGGGTCACCGAGGTCGCGCGTGTCGAGCCCGACCTCAACGCGGCCACCCCGGGCGACGTCCGGGACACCAGCACGGCGCGGGCCCTGGCGACGGACCTGCGGGCGTACGCGCTCGGCGACGCCCTCTCCGCGGAGGACCGCGCCGTGCTGGTGGACTGGCTCAAGGGCAACGCGACCGGGGCGACGTTGATCCGGGCCGGGGTGCCCGCCGGGTGGGAGGTCGCCGACAAGAGCGGCACCGGGGGGTACGGCACCCGCAACGACATCGCCGTCGTGTGGCCGACCGGCGGCGACCCGATCGTGCTCGCCGTGCTGTCCCGGCGGGACGACAAGGACGCCTCGTACGACGACGCGCTGATCGCGCAGGCGGCGAAGGTGGCGGTCGCCGAGTTGCGCGGCGAGCGGGTCTCCTAG